A section of the Deinococcus sp. KNUC1210 genome encodes:
- a CDS encoding prepilin-type N-terminal cleavage/methylation domain-containing protein yields the protein MPTLTRAPPSPRQGARPDPASVRSQATARHPPERPPTECGGSFASHLPSFSRSCPDEPSTPSPALPRRQRGFTLIEVLIASVLGVLIITALVAFLPKGVSQAASRSTDATAMIHVTQLVQMMQEQFRTTGPGGFGGFVSGTSQAFEAVMLTGGMTYVPLQQDIHAQTTLTIPDLQAHTGDDLLMVAANGVSKVEHIVAHPDANTWVVDCPTGLPSNGDILAYPAHNLKIDLSSGSILRHFQGRTTNLGSASGLSWAYLYTDEGGHLVRNPAGTPAAIINTPSGKLTLNGLLPIAVDQSTRIDDAALIGLRTPKITRVLGCTEMGLVIPNEAKVKVTVLGVPSGATADVTVHGPDTAVDGQHPTVSTDYAPVKPGEYSLSANTITAGGEQYTPLIGGSPAKLFETFGTIYMQAKYEVTTGGFVLNVVGLPNGRKTSVSVRGPSNATQPNLSSGGYDVHGLLPGSYVISGTSVNVGGIIYSAPSMTLDITPGVMGSATLTFSPPASSGGVPTPPTPTVGTGTLRIQVSGLNGQSAIAQLNGTVSYSTSLSDGTTTISDLAVGNYVITPGTTTSAQPQYPSMMLAIKDGQVTTISITYVSTGGNTPPPPVNSDVGSLMINVNGLEGHQAQATLSGPSNLRLTLADGAVRVDYLPVGDYTLLPRNSGIYAPLQTSYSIHISKNQLQRVLVKYANFAPKGNIVLQVIGLPITTNTVVKVVGPATVQMDSGHSTTPIVRQNLPTGTYSVIAPNAVNANGVLVTPSVSPGQSFVLRDGDHITVIVNYAAAGGGGTPPSGDPKDGAECAVGYSIKYCNDNDLNIYAPGPHPPTDDGHDPTSNVDGTPRTPPDKGGGDSGGGTSGGDTGGGTTGGGDTGGGTSGDGDTGGGSSGGGGGGGQVIDPGCGGANPC from the coding sequence ATGCCGACTTTAACCAGAGCGCCACCGTCACCGCGCCAGGGGGCACGCCCTGACCCGGCCAGCGTTCGCAGCCAGGCAACTGCCCGGCACCCACCCGAAAGACCTCCCACCGAATGTGGTGGGTCTTTCGCCAGTCACCTTCCTTCTTTCTCCAGGAGCTGCCCAGATGAACCATCCACCCCCTCCCCTGCCCTCCCTCGACGCCAACGCGGCTTCACCCTGATCGAAGTGCTGATCGCCAGCGTGCTCGGCGTCCTGATCATCACCGCCCTGGTCGCGTTCCTGCCCAAAGGCGTCTCCCAGGCCGCCAGCCGCAGCACCGACGCGACCGCCATGATCCACGTCACCCAGCTGGTCCAGATGATGCAGGAGCAGTTCCGGACCACTGGACCGGGCGGTTTCGGCGGCTTCGTCAGCGGAACCAGTCAGGCCTTCGAGGCGGTCATGCTGACGGGCGGCATGACGTATGTGCCCCTCCAGCAGGACATTCACGCCCAGACCACCCTGACGATTCCTGACCTCCAGGCACACACCGGCGACGACCTGCTGATGGTGGCCGCCAACGGTGTGTCGAAGGTCGAGCATATCGTCGCCCATCCTGATGCCAACACCTGGGTCGTGGACTGTCCCACCGGGCTGCCCAGCAACGGTGACATCCTGGCGTACCCGGCCCACAACCTAAAAATCGACCTGTCCAGCGGGTCGATCCTACGACACTTCCAGGGCCGCACCACCAACCTCGGCAGCGCCTCCGGTTTGAGCTGGGCTTACTTGTACACCGATGAGGGTGGGCATCTGGTGCGCAATCCGGCAGGCACTCCTGCCGCCATCATCAACACTCCCAGTGGGAAGCTCACGCTGAACGGCCTACTGCCTATCGCGGTGGATCAGTCGACACGCATTGACGACGCGGCGCTGATCGGCCTGCGGACACCCAAGATCACGCGCGTCCTGGGCTGCACCGAAATGGGCCTGGTGATTCCGAACGAGGCCAAGGTCAAGGTCACGGTGCTGGGCGTACCGAGCGGCGCAACCGCCGATGTCACGGTGCACGGCCCAGACACAGCAGTCGATGGACAGCATCCGACCGTCAGTACCGACTACGCGCCTGTGAAGCCGGGCGAGTATTCGCTGAGCGCCAACACCATCACGGCTGGAGGCGAGCAGTACACGCCGCTGATCGGCGGGAGCCCAGCGAAGCTGTTTGAGACCTTCGGTACCATTTACATGCAGGCGAAGTACGAAGTCACGACGGGCGGATTCGTGCTGAACGTCGTGGGGCTGCCGAACGGCCGGAAGACCAGTGTGTCGGTGCGGGGGCCCTCGAACGCGACGCAGCCGAACCTTAGCTCGGGCGGCTACGATGTGCACGGTCTGCTCCCTGGCAGCTATGTGATCAGCGGCACCAGTGTGAACGTCGGCGGGATCATCTATAGCGCACCGTCGATGACCCTAGACATCACGCCTGGGGTGATGGGAAGTGCGACGCTGACCTTTAGCCCCCCAGCCAGCAGTGGCGGCGTGCCGACACCCCCGACACCGACGGTTGGAACCGGAACCCTCCGGATTCAGGTGAGTGGGCTGAACGGCCAGAGTGCCATTGCCCAGCTCAATGGAACTGTCAGTTACAGCACCAGCCTGAGTGACGGTACGACGACCATCAGCGATCTCGCGGTAGGCAACTACGTCATCACCCCCGGCACCACCACCAGTGCCCAGCCGCAATACCCCAGCATGATGCTCGCGATCAAAGACGGGCAGGTCACGACGATCTCGATCACCTACGTCTCAACGGGCGGAAATACGCCTCCTCCGCCCGTCAACAGCGACGTCGGCAGTCTGATGATCAACGTCAATGGTCTCGAAGGGCATCAGGCGCAGGCCACCCTCAGTGGACCGAGCAATCTAAGGCTCACGCTCGCGGATGGCGCGGTCCGCGTCGACTACCTGCCGGTCGGCGACTACACACTCCTGCCGAGGAACAGTGGTATCTACGCCCCGCTTCAGACGTCGTACAGTATCCATATCAGTAAAAACCAGTTGCAGAGGGTGTTGGTGAAATACGCTAATTTTGCCCCTAAAGGCAACATTGTCTTGCAGGTAATCGGTCTTCCGATCACTACCAATACCGTGGTGAAAGTCGTTGGTCCTGCAACAGTGCAAATGGACAGCGGGCATAGTACAACGCCTATAGTTCGACAGAATTTACCGACGGGTACGTACTCTGTGATTGCACCGAATGCGGTGAATGCGAATGGTGTGCTGGTCACGCCAAGCGTCAGCCCCGGTCAGAGCTTCGTTCTACGCGATGGCGATCATATTACCGTCATCGTCAATTACGCCGCTGCTGGAGGTGGAGGAACGCCGCCTTCTGGTGATCCAAAGGATGGTGCTGAGTGCGCAGTGGGCTACTCAATCAAGTACTGCAACGATAACGACCTGAATATCTACGCGCCTGGCCCCCATCCACCAACAGACGATGGACATGATCCAACGTCCAATGTCGATGGCACGCCACGGACGCCACCCGATAAGGGCGGTGGTGACAGTGGCGGCGGTACATCTGGAGGTGACACTGGCGGCGGTACGACTGGAGGTGGTGACACTGGCGGTGGTACGTCCGGGGATGGTGATACTGGGGGCGGTTCGTCCGGGGGTGGTGGAGGTGGCGGACAAGTCATTGACCCAGGCTGTGGTGGCGCTAATCCCTGCTGA
- a CDS encoding replication initiator protein A: MSKVRLVTQLGMDERNIARLNPVLGLNRVSDDLNGWTKSLAIDNLSTISITCTAGNGQVVPHGIDGDVMFALTALFVMQGKPENGAIEFSIADLCSVIGLTKNSVTYNRLQESIFRLAYVKFEVFESWVRNSKSTGKTVTSNVFGIIDNFKSVDFDLKNDERPWIFRPTTLVRVSLNSELVESIRTGHVRSIDLDFYGGLEQPFSRLLYRILEEQKLLHAPCAVFSVPLMTWGDHLGLRRVIKDESGKVKLIKVGRSEVPETQIVLPGKIRRALEPAHAELQRKGYLQKVEIVGIGQKQVIHYAFGNPIAPVDLELVGLLTQRGMSPKVAEQQARTYGPKAVNRAVEVFDARKAAGYIVRNAGGLLTDILVNPDKYLPVDASLLAKVGSMQVSKPVKPIIEAEVAEPSIDDRRKTNAFVVDGWAKRKWLVGQQHQQLLDLVKHGRLDDAKLVSLGLSDAVAVQKFAMEVLARG, from the coding sequence ATGTCCAAGGTGCGGCTCGTGACCCAGCTCGGTATGGATGAGCGCAACATCGCGCGGCTCAACCCTGTCTTGGGATTAAACCGAGTGAGTGATGATCTCAATGGCTGGACGAAATCTCTTGCTATAGATAATTTGAGTACGATCTCTATTACTTGTACGGCGGGTAATGGGCAAGTTGTTCCCCATGGAATCGATGGCGATGTCATGTTCGCTTTGACCGCTCTGTTTGTGATGCAGGGGAAGCCTGAAAATGGAGCTATTGAATTCAGCATTGCCGATTTATGCAGTGTGATCGGTCTCACAAAGAACTCTGTTACATATAATCGATTACAAGAGAGTATTTTCCGGCTTGCTTATGTTAAATTTGAAGTTTTTGAATCTTGGGTACGCAACTCGAAATCAACCGGCAAAACGGTTACAAGTAATGTCTTCGGCATTATCGATAATTTCAAGAGCGTTGATTTCGACCTAAAGAATGACGAACGTCCTTGGATCTTCCGCCCAACGACACTGGTACGTGTATCTCTGAATTCCGAACTCGTTGAGAGTATTCGCACTGGACATGTTAGGTCTATCGATTTAGATTTCTATGGTGGTCTCGAACAGCCGTTTAGTCGGCTCTTATATCGAATTTTAGAGGAGCAGAAATTGCTTCATGCTCCCTGTGCTGTTTTTTCTGTTCCACTAATGACATGGGGTGATCATCTCGGGTTGCGGCGGGTCATCAAAGACGAATCTGGGAAGGTAAAGTTAATTAAGGTAGGAAGAAGTGAGGTGCCGGAGACACAAATCGTGTTGCCTGGAAAGATCCGTCGCGCTTTAGAGCCTGCGCATGCTGAACTGCAAAGGAAGGGTTATCTACAGAAGGTTGAGATCGTCGGTATTGGACAAAAGCAAGTAATCCATTATGCCTTTGGCAACCCCATTGCGCCCGTCGATCTCGAACTTGTTGGTCTGTTGACGCAAAGAGGAATGTCACCGAAAGTGGCTGAGCAGCAGGCACGCACGTATGGTCCGAAGGCAGTGAACCGTGCAGTCGAGGTGTTCGATGCGCGCAAGGCTGCTGGATATATCGTTCGCAATGCGGGCGGCCTGTTGACGGACATTCTCGTGAATCCGGACAAATATTTGCCGGTTGATGCCTCATTGCTGGCAAAGGTGGGTTCGATGCAGGTATCGAAGCCGGTGAAACCGATCATCGAGGCGGAGGTGGCGGAGCCGAGCATCGATGATCGGCGGAAGACGAATGCGTTTGTGGTGGATGGCTGGGCAAAGCGCAAGTGGTTGGTGGGTCAGCAGCACCAGCAGCTGCTCGATCTGGTGAAGCACGGTCGATTGGATGACGCGAAGCTCGTTTCGCTGGGCCTTTCAGATGCAGTCGCGGTCCAGAAGTTTGCGATGGAGGTTCTTGCCCGCGGTTGA
- a CDS encoding HD-GYP domain-containing protein, with the protein MLRPSFIAPPVLQSQAASVLSPQEQIEVAYLMRWMGSLGIVDDGHFPRVMFLTLALCERLNALNTPAERQIALRAGLLHDIGKALVAENILSKCGPLNDEERVAIEKHPEFGARLALNLKDIEPEVIKAILHHHEAYNGEGYPYGLSGLQIPRLARVLSVADVYDALTNARPYRVAWTHTEAMVYLKKFTGTLFDPLSVWALDTLDLDPLHHTGGKKL; encoded by the coding sequence GTGCTGAGACCTTCCTTCATCGCGCCGCCTGTGTTACAAAGCCAGGCTGCCAGTGTCTTATCGCCACAGGAACAGATTGAAGTGGCGTATCTGATGCGATGGATGGGTTCACTCGGCATTGTTGATGATGGGCACTTCCCGAGAGTCATGTTCCTCACGCTTGCCCTCTGCGAGCGACTGAATGCATTGAACACTCCAGCGGAGCGTCAAATTGCCCTGCGTGCTGGCTTACTGCACGACATTGGCAAAGCGCTTGTCGCTGAAAACATTCTGAGCAAATGCGGTCCACTCAATGATGAGGAGCGCGTTGCAATTGAAAAACATCCTGAGTTTGGGGCGCGTCTTGCCCTAAATTTAAAAGACATCGAGCCAGAAGTGATTAAAGCAATATTGCATCACCATGAGGCATACAATGGTGAAGGCTATCCTTACGGTCTGTCGGGACTTCAAATCCCTCGATTAGCCCGAGTGCTTTCAGTGGCCGATGTCTATGATGCCTTGACGAATGCAAGGCCGTATCGGGTTGCTTGGACCCATACTGAGGCGATGGTGTATTTGAAAAAGTTCACAGGCACCTTATTTGATCCATTATCCGTGTGGGCGCTTGATACGCTCGATCTTGATCCACTTCATCATACGGGTGGTAAGAAGCTTTAG
- a CDS encoding lipopolysaccharide assembly protein LapB, with amino-acid sequence MRTAFGGFKNQMNVSLQQAFDNGNYTSVLEALASAAAIRVLTLEEQVMHGIALLRSGDFIAAQPVLEQAAIHGSQEAAVEYANALRASGRPERAAHHLSALLPQLQGELRYRALRWLGSCQEFLGVPDGWKLVEEARLGYLALGHTEMVARLNTTLAALYCFRGRLKEADQLLKWALPILENHPNKAPFLTALSTLADLQLEMRCYHEARETVQNGLALAREVRSQYNERRLYMISGLVDYFLGETGKFVKIMISSIQHAEQAYDILVLETAVGLLADHYSRMGDHAEAVRVLMRLYHQQQAQMSSLSVRVVEAMMARRRGDLAGSYQTLMALKLQAEQQNRPDQAMRAGLQAMYSLYKMRHFERLNDELSNLLMEFSRLGIIDGPFALRLDFPEIADLLVYINECTPDIPWLAEVLSQLSDALGADIALLAPATTVHLRTFGQLWIVAGGVPADTSKPNYRNIVLLLAYLSQHSHASAHQIQQDLFSEMSHEMGMRYVFHTVADLLESLGPLLERGGDYQMPTYTLSHKVTLTSDFQQFFERIEMRDREGAQELYHGQFLEGIHGSRWVDEMRRQLAAHLAAVPKRALDEWAIH; translated from the coding sequence TTGCGGACAGCGTTCGGAGGCTTTAAAAATCAGATGAATGTTTCGTTACAGCAGGCATTTGACAACGGGAACTACACCTCGGTTCTAGAGGCGTTGGCGTCTGCGGCTGCCATCCGGGTGCTGACACTTGAAGAGCAGGTAATGCATGGCATCGCGTTGCTCCGGAGCGGTGACTTCATTGCTGCGCAGCCTGTGCTGGAACAGGCAGCGATCCACGGGAGCCAGGAAGCGGCCGTCGAGTATGCAAATGCATTGCGTGCCTCAGGGCGTCCTGAGCGCGCAGCGCATCACCTGAGTGCACTTCTGCCCCAGCTTCAAGGTGAACTGCGTTATCGCGCACTCAGATGGCTCGGCTCCTGTCAAGAATTCCTGGGGGTGCCGGACGGCTGGAAATTAGTTGAGGAAGCACGCCTTGGATACCTTGCGCTCGGTCACACGGAAATGGTGGCGCGGCTCAACACCACGCTTGCCGCACTCTATTGCTTCCGGGGAAGATTAAAGGAAGCAGATCAGCTGCTAAAATGGGCGCTTCCCATCTTGGAGAATCATCCAAATAAAGCGCCTTTTTTGACTGCTCTGTCGACTTTAGCTGATTTACAGCTGGAAATGCGCTGTTATCATGAAGCGCGAGAAACAGTGCAGAACGGTCTTGCATTGGCGCGTGAAGTTCGTTCTCAGTATAATGAGCGGCGACTTTACATGATTAGCGGATTAGTTGATTATTTTCTTGGAGAGACTGGAAAATTCGTAAAGATAATGATCTCTTCGATTCAACACGCTGAACAGGCATATGACATACTAGTTCTTGAAACAGCTGTCGGGTTACTCGCAGATCATTATAGTCGGATGGGTGACCATGCTGAGGCAGTAAGGGTGCTCATGCGGTTGTACCACCAGCAGCAGGCCCAGATGTCCTCCCTGTCCGTTCGAGTGGTTGAAGCGATGATGGCCCGGCGGCGAGGAGATTTAGCAGGATCATACCAAACGCTGATGGCCTTAAAGCTCCAAGCGGAACAACAAAATAGACCCGATCAAGCAATGAGGGCTGGGCTGCAAGCAATGTATTCACTCTATAAAATGCGTCATTTTGAGCGCCTAAATGATGAGCTTTCAAATCTTTTAATGGAGTTCTCCCGATTAGGGATCATCGATGGTCCATTTGCTCTCAGACTAGATTTTCCTGAAATAGCTGATCTTTTGGTTTATATAAACGAGTGTACTCCAGATATACCCTGGCTTGCTGAAGTATTGAGTCAGTTGAGCGACGCTCTAGGTGCCGATATAGCGTTACTCGCTCCTGCAACAACAGTCCATCTGCGAACGTTCGGTCAACTTTGGATCGTGGCAGGTGGTGTACCCGCAGATACTTCCAAGCCAAACTATCGAAATATTGTTCTGTTGCTTGCATATCTTTCTCAGCACTCCCATGCCAGTGCCCACCAAATCCAACAAGACTTATTCTCAGAAATGAGTCATGAAATGGGAATGCGCTATGTATTTCATACTGTTGCAGATCTCCTGGAATCGCTAGGGCCGCTCTTAGAAAGAGGGGGCGACTACCAAATGCCTACTTATACTTTATCTCATAAAGTGACCTTAACGAGTGACTTTCAGCAGTTTTTTGAGCGGATTGAAATGCGAGATAGAGAAGGAGCACAAGAGCTATACCATGGACAATTTCTTGAGGGAATTCATGGAAGCCGATGGGTCGATGAAATGCGCAGACAATTGGCGGCACACTTAGCCGCAGTACCAAAACGTGCGCTGGATGAATGGGCGATCCACTGA